Proteins encoded in a region of the Bacillota bacterium genome:
- a CDS encoding spore coat protein, with translation MTNLTSKELTAIEDQLKIEQTMIKKLRAYAEITSDTTVKNTCSGWANKHQQHYDTLLNMLG, from the coding sequence TTGACAAACTTAACATCAAAAGAACTCACAGCAATTGAGGATCAGCTTAAGATCGAGCAGACAATGATCAAAAAGCTGCGTGCGTATGCGGAAATCACCAGCGATACAACGGTAAAAAACACTTGCAGCGGCTGGGCAAATAAACATCAGCAGCATTATGACACATTGTTAAACATGCTTGGTTAA
- a CDS encoding spore coat protein codes for MNSGMNMGGTSLNDEEILSDTLSTQKFITSSYNSYANECSTPQVRDQFINILKDEHNIQADVFDNMQRKGWYQTSPADTSKISQTKQKFQNKGF; via the coding sequence ATGAATAGTGGTATGAATATGGGTGGAACTTCACTGAACGATGAAGAGATCTTAAGCGATACTCTTTCAACACAAAAATTTATTACTTCAAGTTACAATAGCTACGCAAACGAATGCTCTACTCCTCAAGTACGTGACCAGTTTATCAATATTTTAAAAGATGAGCATAATATTCAGGCCGACGTATTTGACAATATGCAGAGAAAAGGCTGGTATCAGACATCACCGGCCGACACATCAAAAATTTCTCAGACAAAACAAAAGTTTCAAAATAAAGGCTTCTAA